The stretch of DNA TGAACAGCCATGATAGCAGATGCAAGctctctgataaaaaaaaaatgtgttctgtGGGTTGCCGTTTCATTTGGCATTAATTACGGATTCCATTGCAACAgcttcacacagacatgacCATGAATCTGTCAGTTACTTTTGCTACACATGTTTAAGTCTGTTTGCAGGTAAGAGAATCTGTCCAGTTTCTTTGACAGGATATGGGTAGTTTCAGACCCCCTTTCAATCAGTGGTGACAAAAATCATTGTAACAACTGTGTTTAACACAGATTATTATTCAACGTACTTTAATTAAGCCTTCTGCTTTTGGGGGTCTGGGAGGGTGGGGGCAGGGAAAGGTTAAAATAATGACAACTACGCTAAAATTCTTTTTgttcacattttatttatataatctTGAAACAGAAACATTTACACAATATTTTCAAATGTAACTTGTTCTCAAAGGATTTACAGCATTCTCTGACCTGCAAacagatttgtttttaaaaataaaataaaaatcgaaaatcaaaacaacaaacaaaccaaccaccaaaataaattaaaaaaaaatttctcTGGTTTTGACAAAAGGTCAAAGTCAGTTAGTGTGTTGTCAAATACCAATTGAGCTTACTCTGGTCTTAAGATCTCTACCTACTGAATGAGAgcaaaggaggggaaaaagagaccAGGCTGGCCTACAGTACATCCCTTTTTCATAGTGGAAGGGTGTTAATAGAGAAGTTCGATGGGATGTGCTTGTCACAGAGTGAACCATCATGAAATAGGAACAGGTAGTACGTTCTCAAAAATCTCCCCCTTCAAACCACATGAACGCACAACCATTTTATTCTCAGTTCTGAGGCAGGCTCTCAGGCTGTCTCTTCCAAAGCCTCAGTTCCATTTGCGAGCACTGCATCTACGTACACATGAATTGCATATTTTCGCATTTATGTACATATTCAAGATTCACAGCCGGACAAGCCAAACTAGTCAAATGGCAGAAAATAAAGTTCAGGCACACCACAGAAAAAATTCAAAGACATTGCCCAGCAAAGGGTACAGCTGTATCATAACACTAAAATTTGAGACAACTCGCAAAAATAAGCTATTTGGGACAACTTAGTTTTTGACAAACCTCAAAAAGCCCCACACAGCTCAAAGCACAAAAGAAATGTTGTGACAGGTTTAGGTTGTCTGCATCTATGCACATATTTGTTGTGCTCTGCAGTAAGATACAAATGAAAGCGATCATCTCAAGTGTGCACACCTTCAATACAACACTACCCGTGCCATACACCAAACATGAGCTCCACTGTCCAGAACAGAATAAAAAGGTGggactggatttttttttttaattaaataaatgggacacacacatgggtaaATCAGACAAACAAGAGGTAAAAAGAGCTGGGGCTATAGATACTAAAGCCGTGTGGTCGGCTGCCAGGCTCTCTGCGGTCAACCGTGATCTCTTTTCCAGGCATACAGGGAGAAcatgggggaagggggagggggagacaagAGCAGCATGGCACTCCTCTCACGGGCACTTAAGGTGAATTTGGCTTACGGGCAGCTCCTCAGAACACTGGTGCCGCCGCCTGGAGATCCACTGCTGGCCTTGTGCCACGGCAAGATCAAGAGCTTTCTCTGCTTCAGAGCCAGAACTCCACAACCGGCAGCTTTGGCCAGCCATAGGTTCAACGAAACAACGCAATCCAAAACACAGCTGCTTCCATAGACGTCTCACTGGTGTCATCACACTATCATCTATCATCTATCATCTAATACACAGGACACCTTGCGAGACGCTATGGAACAACTACCCATTCAAACGGATTAGAAGTGTCTTCCACAATACCGTTATTCGAATAACATTTCTGAGGACAATCGCTCTTACCATTTTAACACTTGAAAAAGGTGTTCTCAATCCATACTATTCACCAAGACATAAAGCTCCAAAATAATCATAACAATTTCCATGATTCTCATATAATACTTCATCTTGGGTATTCTTCACACAGAACCTACAGGCCATTAGCATCAATATCCATACCAGGGAAAAATAACaatcttttttcccttttacaTGTAGCAACAGAGCAGGAACCTGCTCACTGTGCACACTATAGACACATTTCACTGTGGTGACATACACCTCATCAGTGCTTGTGCTCCCTGGAATTTGAACTCATGATTGGGGCTAGTGCCAGTAGGAGCGGGAGCATACGTGGCCTGCTTAACTCTCAAGGTACAGACAGCCCCTGGTCTTATACAGTAGGTAGAGGATAAAGATAACGTGGACTTACAATATAATCATTGGCGATGTAAAAAGGTACATCTTTTTGTTTCTGTGGATATAGTAACAGTCTAGGCCCTCGTGGTGGAGAATGGTAATTATATGGGagaaatgtttttctgtttttccagAGCATGGGTTATCTGACAAATTCATGGGTATGGGGGTGTCCACACTGAAGTGTGTCTGCACTACTACCTGTGGTATGAAAACCCTATTGCTTTGAATATGTTGAGCCCTCTCTACAACCTAAAATGTTTCATGcatttcacaaataaatgtatcaTCTTAAAAGGTACAGACCTAACTTGCACACTCATTCCTAAATTATCAGATGGACATGGTTTATGTAATCAACATTAAAGACAGGCATGTTTGAGAATGCAATCACATGAGATCTAAAGATAAAACCTAGACAGAGGAGCTCAATGTTGAGATTAGCTGCTATGTTACCATCTgcaaaatgtttacaaaatgtCTTTAAAACAACCAAAAAACCTATCCAATGTGAACATGTAGTGTTTAAAATCATGATGCAAAACAGCCTTCATTGAACACCCAaacctctttttctgttctgaTATGTCCTTTCTCTGTGGTGTTCCCCTTTCCACGTGCTAGGGAAAGTAAAAGTAGTCCTAACCTGACACTTTTCTTTATGTCAGAATGATGGCTGAAGACTAAGCTCACATGGGGGACAGGGGGACAAAAGTGGGTGCCTGCTTTGCCTACCTTTCACTTGCCCAGAGGCAAAGCGCCTCACGTCTCAAACTGTGTGAGGAGGGCGCGAACCTCAGGTGTGAGCTGCTTGGCAGCCTTAGCCGCCTCTGTGATGGCTTTACGGTACAAGCCCTTTCTCTTCTTGTCGAAGCGTGACTGGAAGTTTTCTAGAAAGGGCGCGAGCTGTGTAAGTGCCAGGTAGGAGGTGGTTGGCGAACCAAACCAGGCGACACGGGCCTCCTGCCTGACTAAGAGCCCGTTATCTTTGCGGCTCAGTTGGATTACTAAAATGCGGGCCGGCCACCAAGGGAAGCCATATATTTTGGCCCAAACAATGTCCCCTACGCAAATGGTCCTGCCATCCAAGGCAACGAACTTTGAGACATTTTTGGAAAAGACCTTTGCACCTTTGAGAGATTTACTGCGTTTTGTTTCGTCCGTCGCGTCGGACGAGGAAGCGGCGGCGGTAACAACTGCGGAGGATGTGCCAGGGGCGGGGGGCGAGGGCAAAGCGCCAGGAGGGGGAAAGTCAAAGGTTTCGGTCGAGCTACACTCAGAGTTCGTAGACTTTATTTCATCTGCGCTATCAACACTGCACATGGAGGTATTAGAGGAGTCAGGCTGGCTGGGGTTAAGGGACACGTAAACCACGAGGTTGCCGGCCTTGCTCCCGCGTGTCTCCCGCTTCTCCTCACGCTTCTCCTCCCGCTTCTCCTCCCGCTTCTCCTCCCGCTTCTCCTCCCGCTTCTCCTCCcgcttctcctcctgctgcttctcctcctcccgccCCTCCTGTTCCTCGGGCCCCACCTTTGTGTCCCTGCACTCCATGGCCGTCTCAGGCTCCGGCTCTGGCAGAGGGAGGGGCTGGCATTGGGACTGGCCCAGCGGCCTGGGCTCAGGGTCGGTCGCTTTGGCGGGACCCAGGCTTTCAGCATCAGTGGCCGCCTCACcggtggagctggaggaggaggagcaggaggagcgcGTGGAGGGGCAGCGGGGCGGGCCGGGCTTGGGCAGCGACAAATGGCCACTTCCCGGCACTTTCTCAAGGCAAGGAGGCTTACAAGAAGAAGAGTCGTTCTCTTCGTTACGGTACCTTTGGGGCTTGATGCGCATCCTGGGTGGCAGGGGGTTGGAGATGCCAGGGCCACCCCCGCTGATCTGCTGCAGGCGTCGGGTGAAGTGAACCTTCTGGTGGGCCTCTTGCAGAGCGGCGGCCCTGGTCAAAGCCTTGGTGTTGCCACTGCTGCCGGACACCGTCTCCCGTTGCTGTCGCTGCGCCTTCACCATCTTGAGCACTTCCTGGTCCTTGGCGTGGTCAATGTTTTTGCTTTGCAGAACCTTCTTGGTGTTGAGCTGGACTCTCGAGCTATTACCTGCTGTGCTTGACACCCCCCTGTTCCCACCTGCCCCTCCCTTCACTGAGCCAAGAGAGGAGGATGTGGAGGAGATACGGATGCCTGGAGTCTGCCGTTTGGGTCCGTCAGAACTACGGACTTTCTCTTCAGGCCGGTGGTCATTCCGGGGCCGTTTGCCAGTGGCGGCAGCTGCTGCGGTGTTGTCGTTGCGCCGCCGTTTGGCATCATCGGTCCGGCAATCAGACGCCGGGCCTCGCCGCGTCTCCCGCTTGTCTCCCATTGCCACGGCACCCTTGCACTTGTCACACAGTACTTGTCGTGGGCGCAGCTTAATGGCGTTCATTATGGACGTGGGTTCCTCTCGGTATAGCCTGCGCTTCGGGCGCTTTATCTTTCGGGGCAGAGGCTGAGGTAATGACTGGTTGTACGTGTCCCTGATGAACAATGGCGGCGGGTAAGGAGCCCCATCTTGAAACAAGGGAGGTGGTTTTGAGGTCCATGGGTTTGGCCGGGGTTCAGGGGTGGGTTCAGGAACATTGCAACCCTCCGCTGGGTCTTTCCGGGGGGCATCAGTGGCATCTTGACTACCTCCTTTCTCGATTTCTGGTTGAGAAGATACTGCTTTTAGTTGCATAGATTCTGGCTTATCCTTATATTCTCTCTTCGGATGTACTGTAATTGGAATTCCATAGGGTCCAAACCTAgggtgagataaaaaaaaaagagaagtatTACATCCATACCATCTTCAAATATACAGATTCCATCTGGAAAAAAACTAAACGGGGTCATTTTCAAACCTGTAAGATCAACTattaaaagcagaaaataatCCTCATACATGAACATCTCCAAACCGTAGTACATAAAAAAGGAAGTGTAAATAAAACTACCATGAAACTAGGCAGCCAGAGACAGGTGTAACGATTATGAAAGGAACCCCCTTGTAAATCTATGTTAAATAATTAATTCACCAGATATTAACCTACGATAAATGCGCACTGCACTCTGTTTGGGTGACATACAGAGGACAAATGAGTATTTTACCATAGACCTCAGGCCTGCTCATGTAATTTGttataacaaaatatggttGAATCGCCCAGGGCATCTCATACACTGGGTCTCTCAGGAACTTCttaagtacaaaaaaaaaaaaaaaagattcacttGAGTGCTTTTGGATTCCTTTCTTTTCCGGATCAGCATCTATTGCTGGGGCCTGTAATAGACTCTTTTCACCAAGATACCAGCCAACAGTAAATTATACATCACAGGTCTAGGCATCACAGGCAGGGAGTGCAACTAAACCTGCAGAGCCAAAGGAGAGTGGTTTGATGCAGGCTTGCTGGACTgagtgaggggaggggatgggaggaaAACTCTGTTTCCACAGTGGTCTAGACCAAGTCACCATGTCACTCTCAAactaagagaaaagagaagtccCAGACACTATTTCACAGAAAATCCCCTAAATGTTGTGATGTTGCAATGGAGAACTAAGGGTAACCCAATTACACATGAAATATCCTCTAAGTATGTACATATTCTCAGTTCTTTGAGGTACACTGCTCATTGAACTGTTATATTCACCTGTAAACCGTTTTTACCTTTGCTAATATTTCTGGAAAACAAATTGCTAATATTTCTTGCCACTATACTGATGTTTTCAGAAACCCCAAACTTCCTGTCAAAAACAGTGTCCTGTCAGTAAGTAACAGCCCCTCACCATTTCATGAAGCCTTTTCCACATAGCATTGCTTCAAAATGAATGCGTAATATCATCAATCGCATTCAACACATAGAGGTGGGCTTAAGGACCTTATGTCTGAAACTGACTCATATTCACAATTTACTGGTATTAACTACTGGTATAAAGAAATAGCTAAATAACCATAAAAATAACCATTAATACAGAAAAGCTCAGTTGAGACTTTTGTTACAGGGGTTGACTTATTATTTACCCATCGCTTGCAAGTTGCTACATATTTTCAATGTCAGTATGACCTAAAATAAGCGTTACCTGTCACTACTGTTACCTGAAGCACAGCACTGCTCTCAACTGAAGCTGAGGCTCAGAAAGTGATGCATTTCCCATTAGGTAATGGGTCTTCCTCTTGTTAGCCTTCACCTGCACTGACATCAAAAGTCTGGATCTTCCCATTTACATAAATCTAACTCCAATCTAACAACAGTACACACTAGCTGACATGAAAATCTGCAGTTTTCCCTGAACCAAAGTATAACACCATTATTGATGGGGTACCAATagtaacaacaataacagaatATGTGTACTTGCTGGTAAAACACATTAATACAGCTGGGTTAGGTAACACAGCAAAACCACATTCATGCACCCAGCTAGAGCTTTTAAGTGTCTGTGACAAATTATAAATGGCAGAATTCACACTAGAAAGCTATTTAATTTTGTCCAAAAAAGGCTTATAGGTATATAATAACAGTTTAACCAATGGTAACTAGATCAATTTCACTATATTCCTGAGTATTCTTGCATATTCATTCTTTGATTTCAGATGTAGATAGATTTGTTTACACTTCAGGTCcctaaaatgtaaacaaataaagGCCAAAAACGCAGTATGGACAGGAATACCATGAAAACACTAAATGTAATCCTATGTACACATATATGAATCATTTAAAAAGCATTGTCTGATAGCATTCATTGTGACTCAGTGCTTGATTAACATTTCTGCTTCGAGCACACTCCAACGCTCAGAGACAATGCTATTTTGTCGAAC from Clupea harengus chromosome 8, Ch_v2.0.2, whole genome shotgun sequence encodes:
- the pwwp2a gene encoding PWWP domain-containing protein 2A; the protein is MAAVAAEPGAAAASTTAGEEVEFESESADHEVKLSADVTQGSTPIMDLCQQHRDVDAVQECSQLQMEIVRRPDIEAAGKTLFAHGDDEDDKTGRLSSEGHNTADDDFKDYKLKDNLMTEGWKEQCSPNLEAANEVSPHDSHACLLPSSISVSQPSVVFLHSLPAHPSVTETGLSLAEPAEPAIVGLNLESIDHFRELIKPSCETDPVPESACDAPGSESMPPEDALHECPQHTDHPQSLSISESNSNLGPSVDEGFTGDFSAVTAEHSPQLPLVGDTVLSSPVPVDSCSSQRRFETDPCEIKAEPKSSLPISETTGSPLETVEHLIPGSEVRVSLDHIIDDALVVSFRLGEKIFSGVLMDLSKRFGPYGIPITVHPKREYKDKPESMQLKAVSSQPEIEKGGSQDATDAPRKDPAEGCNVPEPTPEPRPNPWTSKPPPLFQDGAPYPPPLFIRDTYNQSLPQPLPRKIKRPKRRLYREEPTSIMNAIKLRPRQVLCDKCKGAVAMGDKRETRRGPASDCRTDDAKRRRNDNTAAAAATGKRPRNDHRPEEKVRSSDGPKRQTPGIRISSTSSSLGSVKGGAGGNRGVSSTAGNSSRVQLNTKKVLQSKNIDHAKDQEVLKMVKAQRQQRETVSGSSGNTKALTRAAALQEAHQKVHFTRRLQQISGGGPGISNPLPPRMRIKPQRYRNEENDSSSCKPPCLEKVPGSGHLSLPKPGPPRCPSTRSSCSSSSSSTGEAATDAESLGPAKATDPEPRPLGQSQCQPLPLPEPEPETAMECRDTKVGPEEQEGREEEKQQEEKREEKREEKREEKREEKREEKREEKRETRGSKAGNLVVYVSLNPSQPDSSNTSMCSVDSADEIKSTNSECSSTETFDFPPPGALPSPPAPGTSSAVVTAAASSSDATDETKRSKSLKGAKVFSKNVSKFVALDGRTICVGDIVWAKIYGFPWWPARILVIQLSRKDNGLLVRQEARVAWFGSPTTSYLALTQLAPFLENFQSRFDKKRKGLYRKAITEAAKAAKQLTPEVRALLTQFET